The following is a genomic window from Candidatus Coatesbacteria bacterium.
ACGATATCTGGACCCCAACGGAGGAACCGATGATGAGGCGTGAGGCTTGCCCCTTGTGCGGTGCCGGGCTCGAGATGAGTGAATTGTTGCTCAAGACCGCCAAGGGTTATCCACTTCACCAGTGTTGTCGCTGCGGCCTCGTCTTCGGTGTAGAACTGCTGGACGAGGAAGAGCTCGACGGTATTTATGATGAGGAGTATGCGGAACATTATTGCAAACCGGCGCTGATACAGCAAAACCGTCATTACGCGGAACAGTTCTTTGCCGACCGACCCAGGGGTGACCTGCTCGAAATTGGATGTGGTACGGGTAGCATGCTCAAGCGTCTGCACGAGTTGGGCTTCAATGTCGAGGGACTTGAACTATCTAAGGCCATGGCTGCCCATGTCGCTGAACTGCCGCTCATACGGGGATCTATCGAAAGGCTCGAATTGAGTACATATTACGGCTGCTACGACTACGTCGTCATGTTCCATGTGCTCGAACACCTATATGATCCGGTTGCCACCGTCGCAAAGGTGTTTAAGTTGTTGCGTCAAGGTGGATTATGGTTTAATTATATGCCCTATATCACCAAAGCGCTGCGCTCTCGCCAGAGCCATATCTCTAAATGGATTCACTTCAATCCCGCCGACCATCGCGAGCACATTAACTTTTTCGATGAGTTGACGATTATCCACCTGGCGGAAAAGGGAGGGTTTAAAGTTGAGCTACTTGACTCCGCGGCCGATGACTTCTGGATTTGGGCGCGTAAATGACGAACTGTGATAATGATATAAGTTTGATGATACGCGCTTAATGCCATAGGCCCCCACAATCCGGGCGGGTACCCGAGACAACTGTTTCCTGAAGCGACTACTATGGATGAGTCCCCCTCCTTCGAGCCGGGGTCTCAATTTG
Proteins encoded in this region:
- a CDS encoding methyltransferase domain-containing protein, whose protein sequence is MRIIDGCPFRLTWLRVGCTARSGPKMKSYDIWTPTEEPMMRREACPLCGAGLEMSELLLKTAKGYPLHQCCRCGLVFGVELLDEEELDGIYDEEYAEHYCKPALIQQNRHYAEQFFADRPRGDLLEIGCGTGSMLKRLHELGFNVEGLELSKAMAAHVAELPLIRGSIERLELSTYYGCYDYVVMFHVLEHLYDPVATVAKVFKLLRQGGLWFNYMPYITKALRSRQSHISKWIHFNPADHREHINFFDELTIIHLAEKGGFKVELLDSAADDFWIWARK